The following DNA comes from Enterocloster bolteae.
ATGGAGCAGGATAAATTTGACCAGGAAGATTATTAGGACGTGCCTTGGCGGAAATGGGTTTCAGACATGGCCTGGCGCGCAGACAGAGGGAGATGAATGAATGCGCTGGTGGGAGCATCTATATATGGGAGACCGGGCCGGAAGGCACCGGGCCAGGGTCCTCATGGGAATCCGCGAAAGGAAGCTCATGCCGGACACCTATGTGATTACTCTTCCTCAGAGTGGGAATCATATACTTGACATACGGCCTGTGATGCTGCTGACAGAGGAAGAACGCAAGGCAGAGGATTTCCTGATTTTAGGCGTGGCCGAGGGATATGGGGAAGCATGTGAGGTAGTCCGCACCATGGTGGATGATATGTACCGGCATACGGACGGTTTTAACTGGAAATCATATATGGCGTACCTGGGGGAGGCAAGATGATTCATATTCTGCTCGTGATATTGAAGATAATAGGTATTGTTCTTCTGGTCATCCTGGGGCTGCTGCTTGGCATTCTCCTGGCAGTGCTGTTCATCCCTGTGAGGTATAAGGCAGAGGGAAGCTACCACGGACAGCTGCTGCTGTCGGTCTGCGCCACCTGGTTCTTTCATATCCTGGCATTCAGGGCTGTTTATGAAGGCGAAGGCCTGGTGTGCAGTCTTAAGGTTCTGGGCTTCAGGCTGTGGCACAATCGGGAAAAGGATCCTGCCCGGGATTTGGAAGACGGTCTGGAGACCATACTGGGAGATGAAGAACAGTCCCTGTATGAGGAACTGCAGCAGGATGAGGAGCATTACAGGAAGTCCCAGGAGGAACAGGCCCATGGCGGTCAGTCCGTCGGGGAACAGACCCACGGCGGTCAGTCCGGCGGTGAACAGACCCGTGGCGGCCGGTCCGTTGAAGAACAGGCCCATGGCAGTCAACTCCATGGGGAACGGGCAGGAGAACAGGACGCCAACCGGAAGGATAGCAGGGAAGAGGAAGATGAGACAGGGCCTGAGTCTGGCAAAAAGGGGCCCGGTATCATGGGGAAAATAAAAGGCTTCCCGGGCCGTATCAGTCAGTCAATCAGGCATATACTGGAAAAACTTAAGTTTTCTTTTGCGAAAATCTGTGATAAGCTTAAGGGAATCAGGGAGTTTGTTCAGGAAAAGAAAATGTGGCTGGAGGATGAAAAGAATCAGGCGTCCTTAAAGCTCCTTTACAGGCAGACAAAACGTCTCCTGGTACATCTGTGGCCCAGAAAGGGCAGGTGCACCGTCACCTTCGGGTTTGACGATCCCTATACAACGGGGCAGGTGCTCCAGGCCGCCAGCCTTATTTACCCGTTTTACCACAGGCAGCTTTTTTTGTACCCGGTATTTGATGAGAAAATACTGGACGCAGAGGGAAGCCTGAAAGGAAGAATACGGTTATCCGTAATTCTTTGGCTGGTACTCCAGGTCCTGTTTGACGGACATACCCGCAGGATGCTGAAGGGTTTCTTAAAGTGATATGACACTCGCGGCGGCTGTTGGGGGATGGGATATCCTGTCCCCCAACAGCCCGCGGGAATAAATAGAGAAGAGGACATACTATGGCAGAGAATCAATTTACATCTACGATAGACACGTTATTTAGAGGCATGGACCAGTTCGTCAACACCAAGACCGTGGTGGGGGAACCGGTACAGGTGGGAGATACCATCATTGTCCCTCTGGTTGATGTGACATGCGGTATGGCGGCCGGAAGCTTTGCTGAGGGTGTCAAGCAGAAACAGCGGGGCGGCGGAGGCATGAGCGCTAAGATGAGCCCCAGCGCCGTGCTGGTGATTCAGGGGGGCGTAACTAAGC
Coding sequences within:
- a CDS encoding GerW family sporulation protein, which produces MAENQFTSTIDTLFRGMDQFVNTKTVVGEPVQVGDTIIVPLVDVTCGMAAGSFAEGVKQKQRGGGGMSAKMSPSAVLVIQGGVTKLVNVKNQDAITKVIDMAPDFINKFLGGKPAVSEETVQTAKDTAATYDTGKAEHMDVK
- a CDS encoding DUF2953 domain-containing protein, with the translated sequence MIHILLVILKIIGIVLLVILGLLLGILLAVLFIPVRYKAEGSYHGQLLLSVCATWFFHILAFRAVYEGEGLVCSLKVLGFRLWHNREKDPARDLEDGLETILGDEEQSLYEELQQDEEHYRKSQEEQAHGGQSVGEQTHGGQSGGEQTRGGRSVEEQAHGSQLHGERAGEQDANRKDSREEEDETGPESGKKGPGIMGKIKGFPGRISQSIRHILEKLKFSFAKICDKLKGIREFVQEKKMWLEDEKNQASLKLLYRQTKRLLVHLWPRKGRCTVTFGFDDPYTTGQVLQAASLIYPFYHRQLFLYPVFDEKILDAEGSLKGRIRLSVILWLVLQVLFDGHTRRMLKGFLK